A genomic region of Dermochelys coriacea isolate rDerCor1 chromosome 18, rDerCor1.pri.v4, whole genome shotgun sequence contains the following coding sequences:
- the LOC119845194 gene encoding translation initiation factor IF-2-like encodes MLRQMEQSSSSFRLQAMAGGAGAGAGAGGGPRGPNAEQPPGAALPPTLAPRASRRASAARPPGSRALAQGEAPPCAARTRPAFVSLLPPSQPAAGPARPHPLGELPPGAGPSWGRCRGGSGPPCPRAQRPPDSPAAPAPEAAAERRRQQPALNEPSPARWAVGPSRVPPPLPAQLPGQRETAGPRTVSPAPALPAAAGEFPPGGAGAKGAGIPGARGGLRRACPRIARSCQRCGSPRAAAAAAAAADPATQLLR; translated from the exons ATGCTCAGGCAGATGGAGCAGAGCAGCTCGTCTTTCAGGCTGCAGGCCATggcgggcggggccggggccggggccggggccgggggcggccCGCGGGGCCCTAACGCCGAGCAGCCCCCGGGGGCGGCTCTGCCCCCGACACTGGCTCCTCGCGCCTCCCGGCGGGCTTCAGCCGCCCGCCCCCCGGGCAGCCGGGCCCTGGCTCAGGGAGAGGCGCCTCCCTGCGCAGCGCGCACACGCCCAGCCTTTGTGTCCCTGCTTCCGCCGAGCCAGCCGGCCGCCGGCCCTGCGCGTCCACACCCCCTTGGCGAGCTGCCCCCGGGGGCCGGTCCGAGCTGGGGACGCTGCCGGGGGGGCTCGGGCCCGCCTTGTCCCCGGGCGCAGCGGCCTCCGGACTCTCCCGCGGCTCCGGCTCCGGAAGCGGCGGCAGAGCGGCGCCGGCAGCAGCCAGCACTGAACGAGCCGAGCCCGGCTCGCTGGGCGGTCGGGCCGAGTcgggtccccccgcccctcccggcGCAGCTGCCAGGACAAAGGGAGACCGCGGGGCCCCGCACCGTGTCCCCCGCACCTGCTCTCCCAGCCGCGGCCGGGGAGTTTCCTCCTGGCGGGGCGGGGGCTAAAGGCGCAGGGATCCCGGGAGCCAGGGGCGGGCTGCGGCGAGCCTGTCCGAGGATCGCCCGCTCCTGCCAGCGCTGCGGGAGCCCTCgagcggcagcggcagcggcagcggcagcagaCCC GGCTACTCAGCTACTGAGATGA